The window TTGTCCAAGTATTAATCATGTGCTCACTCATCAAAATTAATGTGTAGAAGAGGAGCCTGGCTTTAGACAGGCTTTGCAgggcaaaagccaggcttgagttggatttaggcaggctttgcaaggcaaaagccaggcttgagctggATTTAGGCaagctttgcaaggcaaaagccaggcttgagctggctttaggcaggctttgcaaggcaaaagccaggcatgagctggctttgcaaggcaaaagccaggaatGAGTTGACTTTAGGCCGgttttgcaaggcaaaagccaggaatGAGCTGGCTTtaagcaggctttgcaaggcaaagtCCAGGTTTTGAAACTGTGCCTTTTTGTGATCTTGTAAGCTCATATCCTTCCCTACTAGAACCTTTAATGTAGACATCATTCTAAACATTGCTAAACCATCCTCAGATTGAGCATGAaagcatgctaataccactgagaaatgattcaacaatctCCAGAAATACCATATGATGGGTTCAGCATTTTCCTTAGCATTTGGACATATCAGAAGTAGGATAAATTGTACCATCCCACACCTGCTTATCGCATTTTTTCTGTACACTATCAAAGCACCCCCAGATTGAGCATGGGACCATGCTAATACCATTGGAAAGTACTTCAATAGCATAGTAAATGAGACAAAGAAACATGCAGGTTTGTGCATAGTCCAATCCTGTGAAGCCATCAGTTTGGGGTTCTTCTCTTTGCTATCCTAACCCTAAGGTTAGGTGATTGAGATTTGTCTAGATTGATCAACCTCCTCCTTGCACTAGGAAGTTAAGAGAATGAATGAAACTCAGAGCACCTGCAAAAGAGAACAtaatgttagctataaaatccgccactgagttgccttctctgaacacatattgaaagatcacattgaagttgtccttcatctctataattttcttcacatCCTGTGCAATTACCCATGGAGGATCCCATTCCCCTTCTATCGCTTTCTTCATCACCAATGAATCAGTCTCCAATATGAGAGGGTGAAGATCATGCTCCACACAGTATTCCAACCCTTGAAGAATAGCCTTAGCTTCAGCTACCATATTAGTTGTCACTCCCAGGTCTACTGCCCTAGCATACACCACATCACCTTCATCATCCCTCACACAAAAGCCTAGGGAGCTAGGTCCAGGATTGCCCTTTGAAGCTCCATCAGTATTACATTTGTACCAACCATGAAAAGGAAGCTGCCATGTTACTCTTGTAGTGATCAATATAGGTTTATATCCTTCAAAGTATTGAATCATGTCTGGCCATAACAAtggaatattagggatccaagcaTACCTCACCCTTGCTAGTTAATGCAATGTCCTATTTAtctcatgaatcaccctatttgtgGACATTGAGCCACCATGTTTACCTgcatttcttctcttccaaagCTCTCAAGTGATGATAGCTGCTACTGCTTGAAATAATGGCTTTAATTTTGGACAATACTGAGCATACCACCAATGCCTTATAATCTGCTTCAATTGAATCAATTGCACAGTAATTCCAGCAGCCCCCATGAATAAGTTCCATACCTTAGAGGCAGTAGGACTTATGACAAATATATGCTCAATGGATTCCTCTTGGGGCTGGTGACAACACCAACACCTAGACATCACCATTTTCCCTTGCCTCCTCCACATGTCATCAGTGGCTATTTTCTGCCTCCACAATCTCCAcaagaagaaggatatcttgaatGGCAAACCTTTAATCCATATTAACTTGAATTCCTGATTAGGATCAGCCCTATGCCTTAATATTTGCCAAGCACTGCTAACACTGAACTTGCCTGAAGGAGTTGGCATCCAGTATGGCCTATCCCAATATCCCTCACGGCCTTCATGATGCATATTTAGCCTTATATGTTCTGCAATTTCCTCA is drawn from Nicotiana tabacum cultivar K326 chromosome 22, ASM71507v2, whole genome shotgun sequence and contains these coding sequences:
- the LOC142175870 gene encoding uncharacterized protein LOC142175870, coding for MIQYFEGYKPILITTRVTWQLPFHGWYKCNTDGASKGNPGPSSLGFCVRDDEGDVVYARAVDLGVTTNMVAEAKAILQGLEYCVEHDLHPLILETDSLVMKKAIEGEWDPPWVL